AAGCAAGTCATAAAGTCATATCACCAAgccagaaaagaaaaagaaaaagaaaacacaatctTTTTCACTGACTATGGAAATTTATTCTTCAACAATTTTATTGCATCCAGTATGACAGCTACATAACAGTGACGATGGAGAAACATCTTACAGAAATACAGACTCAAAATATCAATCTAGTGCCTACCTAGATATAGAGAATTAGAGAACAATAGAAGTTGAAACAGTTACCAGGCAACAAGGTATATATACACCGTAGCTATTTATCTAATTTTTCTTCCCCTTCCAGCAAGAAATGATCTTCTCTTCCCCAGAGCagattcaaaactaaaactaacATCAAGCGGTCTCCTTTACTTCAATCGCTTGCACTCGCAACCATTCCTCttgaaaaaataaaggaagaTTATGAGCTCATAAAGCAGGCATGCGATCATAAAACCAAAACAATACCACAAACCTCCGTCTCCTATCTATCACCTAATTAAACCATATCGAGCCTGATCACAACTTTCAAACCAAACCACAAGGCTGTTTCGTCTTTCAATCACCACGTTAAACGAAATCAAGCCCCAACAAACGCCTCAAGCTGCTTGTTGCAACACCATTCTCCTCAATCTTTTTGCCCAAAAAACCAGGCACAGGAAGAGAACTTGGCGGTGGTGAAGCAAAGAAAGCCGATCCGGCAAACATCCCATCCACAACCTTGAATTTCGAAACCCTAACCTGCTTACACATCGTTTCCGGAGCAGGCCCAATCCTGTCCGTAGAGAACAGAACCAGATCCGAATCTTTGTAAGGCTTTGCAGCAGGGGGACTCAACACTTCGCCGCGCTTCAGGATCTTGACCTGGCCCATGACAGGGTCCTTGCCGGGGGACTTCACTACCGTGGATCGCGATTGAGATCGGCCTCGACGATCTCGATCTTGCAGTTGATACGACTGGAAACCACCAGGGCTCCGCTTTCGGCGACGAAAGTGAACAGAGTTAgtgttagggttagggttcCGGCGAGCCTTGCATGGATGTGTTCCTGTCAGAGCTTCACAGCGGAACCGACCTCGAAGGAAGTCTTGAGAGCGAAGAATCACGGTCGCCATAGGAGAAAAGGCGGGATTACCTTCCTGATCAATTCACGTACAAATTCCTTTAATGCGAGGGATCAGCGTTACTGATTGCCAGTATTTGTAGAAGTATTTCACCCCATTTTTTGTGGCTATTTATTAGCAATTATTATTCATGCCAATCTTATTGGGCTTTAAGCCCAAGAAACCTCAAGGGACTCCGCGCCGATTATGTTGTTTTATAGGTGGGCCTATAATTAGCCGATATAGTTTTGAGAACTAAGGCTTAAGCCTAAGACACGACACCTTAAGGGACTCTGGGCCTATCTTGGTTTTTGGGTGGGCCTTTTCTCCTCCAATGCTGATGCTTGGTTTTCCAGACACATTCGATATCCATTCCCGGCCGTCGACGATTGAAGAAGAACGAGTCATTACTCCTCCGACTGCGAGAGTATTCCGCTGCCTTCACGGCTTTCACCCCGAAAAATTGTCCCTCTGAATTACGGGAGTTTGGTTTGCTTCAAGCTTTTTCTCTTTCTGATTTcagagtgaagaagaagaatccgATTATCCGAAGAAATGTCGCTATACGACTGTATGATTCTGTTGAAACCCCATGTAAAGAAGGAAGATTTGATGGAGTTGGTGGCTCGTGTAGGAAAACATGTTTACAGCAGAAATGGGGCTCTCACCGATATAAAATCCTTTGGTAATGTGCAGTTGGGTTACGGTATCAAGAAGCTTGATGGGAATTGGGAGATATTGTATTCATGAGCTAAGAGGGTTTCTTAGTGGCGACTATGAAGACGAGATTTCTTTATGCAATATTTACTGCTGAATCTTTTTGCAGGCAAAGGAAGAGTCTGAGTTACCTGAGTATATTCTCGGAATGGTTCGACTAAACTGCCTGAGACCTGATGCTGCTGTTACATTGGAGGTTTGGCACGATGTGGAAACATTTGTATTCATCTTCTTCCCTGCAGTCGATGCCATTACGAATTTAGCTCCGTCTTTCCCTGTGATTGGCCTGTCGTGGAATATTAAATTCTCTAAATGAAAGAACTTTTCCACACCGGAGTCTAAACTCTAGAGGTATAAATTATTAACTCGGACCATCGGCCCGGCCCAACACCTCTTAGCGGGCTCAGAAGGAGTTTCTGGGCCACACTGATCGGGCTGGCCGGGCTTGTGACAGACATCTCTACTGCACCCACTTTacatttctataaaaaaaaaaaaaacaaacaaaaacccaatccaAAAAAAGGGCCACACACTCGAGTACGGTAAAGCACAATGACTCGCGAGGAGAAGGCTGCCTCTCCATGAACTTTATAtgatagaaagaaaagaatGGATGGATATGGATGGATTGGAGTCGTAAGGTTAAATTAGACAGGTCCCAGTGCTGCATTTGGATGTTAAAACAGTAGAGCCTTAAAAAAGGCCTTTTGAGTAAAACATGAAAGGGAAGAAAGTAAATACTTTTTCTTAAGTCGCTTTACTTAACACAGCTGCACCCACTCTCAACTTTATTTAAGGCACACTTATGCGTATTTTAAGCATGATTTGATGTATCTTTGTTTCGCACATCATTTTCTGCACCACAATTCCATGAGTCACCCTAACTTCCCCAAAAATGTCTAAATTATCCTTTTATGTCATCCACAGCAGCAGATGCCAGATCATGATTTATAATGGTTAGATAGGATGGTTTTGTCAATCTTGATGGGTATTCTATACTAATACTGTGACCGTTTGAGTTCACTGTGTGtgttcttactttttttttttttattatgatgaTTAGGTTGGATTAAGACATCAAATCAAAGTATAATCACCTACTCTTTTGACCcaaatgagaatgagaatccTAATTGTGCATCAAAaagtgattttcttttcttccccttAAAATGCGTTCCCACTCCCCAAGACCACACGGTCAGTGCAGTCTTTTCCCTCTTACTGTCTTGCACAAAGCCTTTTTGACTGAAAGGTTTGATTTTCTTCCTTCTAATGGAAGCCTAAGTTTTAATTTCTGCTTTTAGCAGATTAGACTAGAACTTTTGAATTGCATTAGTTTTAGATAATTATTGAACTTGTTAATCCCAGCAATTTGTTCTATATCAATGGAAGATTACCAGTTTGTTTCATGCAAAAGGTCATATATTAGATGTAATAGGGTTAATGATCCATGCAGTAGAAGTCACTGTCATTTTATTAATGTGGGATTCgcacaattttttaaattaggTGAACAGACTCGATTCAACAAGTTAGTGACCTCACATAACTTAGAAGAAAAAGTTGAATTGGGGGCAGTTGTAAAGGCCTTTTCAATTAACTAAACCTATTTCAAGATGGGGCCTAAATCATAAACTATCATACAAGGCATGCATTTAAAATTGCTTCTCTCATTACTGTCATAGCCACATTTCAATTATAACAAGCAGTGGAGCTCCTCAGAGAAATAATGTCATCACAGGGTCACTGAACTGCTGAAAGCAGTGCCTTCCTTTGATGTGAGTACCAAACCTTGAACAGTGAACTGCTTCACATATATTATTACTTTTTATATGGCTCATAAATTTTCTGATGAACAGAATAAAGGTATCCATTCAATTTTTACCTGTTATGAATATAAAAGACAAGCCTTTTTGTATCCATAACACTAGAATGATAAAGTAACCACGGTTCTTTAATGCAAGATGAGTAAATGGAGAGCAAACAGTATATAACATAAACTAGGTTTTAGCAGAGCAAATATGAAACAGGCGCAAAGCCTAATCAAATAGtaaacaatggaatttcttGGCCAACGACtactaataaaaacaaataaagcatCCACAGCTAAAACACATCGCATACCAAATTAGTCAAAATATGGGGGTTTATACAGGGACATTTTGAGCTCCTAGATTCACAAGAATCCCGCTCTTCCCCtgaatcatcatcaaatccATGCCCTAAACTAAACTTCATCATCAACCATAAATTCTCAAGTTCGATTCCATCATCAACTTCCTGCGCTCACACTCTCGTCTAATAGTGCAGTTTCTACAGTGTCCCTGAACTATTTCAGCTCATCTATAACATACTAACTTTCTTCAACTCTAATTCTCCTATTCTACCCCTCCAATTCACAAGgcctggtttttgttttttttctcttttttgcctAGTCACTTAAATATAGTTGTTAGAGAGTAAGTTTATATCTTATATATAAAATTCAATTTAAACATGACATTTCTCGTTTacactaaatagtaaatacttTATGGTTATTTCGTAAAAAGAAACAAGCTAACAAAGTCATGTCATTCTAACTTACTATTCACTGAAAATAAGGATATACTCTACTGATATGCCAAAAAAAAACCTTTCATTTTCATAGCACACAGAATGTCTTAGAATAAAAGTAAAGGAAAAAGCAACaactggaattttttttttttttttgaaaagcatttatgaagaggaagaaagaagCCGTCGTAGCCAACTCAGATGTGCCATTCTTTGCCTTGTTGGGTACTTGATTGCAGATTTCCGAATTGGACTATTATAGCCAACATTTATGAAAGGAAACTTCAGCATAACAAACACGCCATGGAGTTCTCAGCCAGCGAAATAATGTCATCACGGGGGGGTCACTGTAATAAAAGAGTTGCAGGACCTTCTCGTGATGTGAGAAACACCCAAAAACATCTTACAGTACTGTTTCCCCATAAATGATTATGCAAGTGTAGGTGGCCATACTAATATCATTTTCTCTGTTGCAAAACGATAAAAGCTGtctataatatttatttccCCTGTTTTAGGAATTAATAAAAAAGACTagctttttaaaaaatgataattcAAAGTTTTCACCCAAAAAAGCGTGTTCAAGGGTTGAGGGTCTCTCCAGTAGAAGATAGTTTAGTTTACAACAGTTTAATTCATAGACGTCCAATCTATTTATTAGTGTGGGGTTCACAtaattttatgaatttgataaataaattgaaCATTTGTGATACCCATTGCAGTGACTTCTACGGCTGGGGCCCTCATCCTATGTGTTAAACTGAAAACCAAAAGCAACTGCCAAAGCTTCTGGTTCTCACAATTCTCACTCACCAAATTCAATACCAATTATGAATGAATCGCATACAGAGCGAACAGGACGGGAACACACAgtcaaaaaaatagaccaaacAAATGTCCTTCAAGTAACAGTAGAACACAAAAAAAGGCTAAAGAAGGTGCTGATAAATCAGAAAAAGAGACTTAACTTTTGTCGCAACCCTTGTCTTCACTCTCTTTGCATTCCCCTTCTTCGCTGCAACTCCTGCTGTCGTCTCAAGGACTTTTCTGAATCATAACAAGGATCTAAATTTGTCTATACATACTGCTATGCATTCAATATGTACAGAAGGGTAAATCTACTAAATAATTTGCTGTACCATGAGAGTTTCTTGCTATTAGGGTTATATATGGCAAACATAATATGTCTTTTCATGTGAATATAAATCGAATGATCACCTATTACCAGCAATTGCACTAGCTTAACCTACTAAAATGATGATGCTCTTTGAACACTTAACAAACTTCAATTGCCAAGCATTTTTATCACCAAAATACCATCACCTTCAGAAGTGGTTTTCATAGTTGTTAGATGTTAACATTTTTCACAGAAATTCAGATGATTTTAAACAGTGTTTGGACCTACAAATGCACCAATTGTATTCCAAGGCCCAAAAGAATAATTAGCACAAATTAACATCATTAAAGGAGCTGTCATGTTCATTGCCTAATTAGTGTGCCTTTGCTATATTCTCCTACTCCTCTATAAATATAATGATTATGATTCTTTGTAATCTGTAATTTGATTAAACCTACCATCCAAAACTGGCCGATGCATGCAAGAAACTCTCCTAATTACTTCAATACTATAACAAAGATAGTGATGATTTGAATTCATGTCCCACACTATTTAaataacatttaaaaaaaaagacactaTACTTACTAATTggattctctatttctctctctagtgaaagaaagaaaaaaggtgaCTTCCTATATTAAAGTTATATTCCTAATGGCCAACAGGCCCAACACCATCCAAATTATCTATGACCCAGAGGGGTCCATTCTTGCCCACAAAAGCAGCCCAATAATATTCCCATATATCAACTAATCCCATACGTCACTCCCCGCTTTAATGCATGTCCTTTCTCTATTCCCCATGCACCTCTCCTAGTCTtacccaacaaaaataaaaatataaactgACACCATTTTCTTTTACCTGGGTCTCCAAAATTTGTCCTTCCTTCTCCACTGCGAGTTCCAATGGAGATTTTCCATTTCTTGTACCCCATCATTCTCGTAGTTATGGTGTTAACTGCAGAGGTTTTGGCAGCTGATCCTTACTCGGAGGCACTTTTAAGCTTAAAATCTGAGCTTGTTGATGACGATAACAGTTTGGGTGATTGGTCTGTCCCTAACGGAGGTAACCCATCTGGGAGAGTTTATGCATGTTCTTGGTCTGGTGTCAAATGTAACAAGAACTCAACTATTGTCATTGGCTTGGACCTTTCTGTGAAGAATCTTGGTGGTTTTTTGTCTGGGAAGCAGTTTAGTGTCTTCACAGAGCTGGTTGATCTCAACCTCAGCCAGAATTCAATTTCTGGGCGGCTTCCAGCAGGAATCTTCAATCTTACCAATCTGAGAAGCTTGGATATCAGCAAAAACAATTTTTCTGGCGATTTTCCAAGTGGGATCTTCAGTCTGCAAAATCTGGTTGTGTTTGATGCCTTCAGCAACAGCTTTTCAGGGTCATTGCCCGTCGAGGTCTCCCAGCTTGAACATCTCAAGGTACTAAATCTAGCTGGGAGCTACATCGCTGGTTCAATTCCACCAGAATATGGGACTTTCAAGAGCCTTGAGTTTCTTCACCTTGCAGGTAACTTTCTCGGTGGTAACTTACCCCCAGAACTGGGGAAGCTAAAGACAGTGACCCACATGGAGATTGGCTACAACTCTTACCAAGGAAGTATCCCTTGGCAGTTCGGTAACATGAGTGAGCTTCAGTACCTTGACATAGCTGGTGCAAACCTTTCTGGCTCAATACCAAAGCAACTCTCCAATCTCACTCAGCTTCAGTCACTGTTTCTCTTTAGGAACCAGCTTACTGGATTGATACCATGGGAGTTTAGCACTATCTTGCCTCTCACAGATTTGGACCTCTCCGATAACCAGATTTCTGGACCAATCCCAGAAAGCTTTGCCAAGTTGAAGAGTCTGAGACTGCTCAGTCTCATGTGCAACAGTATGAATGGCACTGTCCCTGGAGGCATTGCTCAACTTCCATCACTTGAAACTCTTCTTTTATGGAGCAACTTCTTCTCTGGATCACTTCCAGAAACTCTGGGCAGGAACTCAAAGCTGGAATTGGTGGATGTTTCTACAAACAATTTTGCTGGCAACATTCCACCAGACATCTGTGATGGAGGTGTGCTATCCAAGTTGATTCTGTTCTCAAATAACTTCACTGGCAGTCTTTCACCATCCCTCTCCAATTGTTCTTCACTTGTGCGTCTTCGAGCTGAAGATAATTCTTTCTCAGGTGAGATCCCAATCAGTTTTAGCCGTCTTCCAGATATTACTTACATAGACCTGTCTAGGAACAAGTTTACAGGTGGAATACCCACAGACATACATCAAGCTTCAAAGCTTCAGTACTTCAATATCTCAAATAATCCAGGGCTTGGAGGTATGATACCATCAGAAACTTGGTCTTTGCCACTTCTTCAGAACTTCTCTGCATCATCTTGTAATATCTCGGGCAATATTCCTTCTTTCCAATTGTGCAAATCCCTTGCTTTCATTGAAGTCCACACGAACAATCTGTCAGGAACTATCCCAACAACTGTCTCCAATTGCCAGTCTCTTGAGAATATGGATTTGGCTAACAATAAAATAACTGGTCATATACCTGACGAGCTTGCAAGTCTTCCTGAACTAGGTGTTCTTGACCTGTCATGTAACAATTTGAGTGGCCAAATACCTGCAAAGCTGGGTGATTCTTCAAGCCTTTTACTACTAAACGTGTCTTTCAATGATATTTCTGGTTCCATTCCCTCAGAAAAGGTATTTCGATCAATGGGTAGTAGTGCATACGTTGGTAATCCAAAGCTGTGTGGAGAACCCCTGCAGCCATGTTCTGCTTCAATGGCAATGCTGGGAAGCAAAGGCATAGGGAAGCTTATATTGGTTCTGCTACTTTGTGCTGTTGTGGTTGGATTCGTTGTAGCATCAATTTTGGGAATACGTTATTTCAGGAGAGGAAATATAGGCCAATGGAATATGGTATCGTTCAACGGGCTCCCCCGATTCACTGCAAATGATGTTTTGAGGAGCTTTAGTAGTACAAAATCCATGGAAGCCCTGCCTTCACCATCTACTTCAGTCTGCAAAGCAGAACTTCCTACAGGAATAACAGTTTCAGTGAAGAAGATTGAATGGGGAACTAAGAGAATGAGAATTGCCACAGAGCTCATCACTCGAATGGGCAATGCAAGGCACAAGAATTTGGTCAGATTGCTTGGTTTCTGCTACAACAAGCATCTTGGTTACCTCCTGTATGATTACTTGCCTTTGCCTAATGGGAATTTGGCAGAGAAGACTAGAATGAGAATGGACTGGCCAATTAAGTACAAAATAGTGAATGGCATTGCACGGGGACTTAGCTTCCTTCATGATGACTGTTATCCTGCAATTCCTCATGGAGATTTGAAGTCAAGCAATATAGTTTTTGATGAAAATATGGAGCCACACCTAGCTGAATTTGGTTTCAAATACCTGATCCAATTGGCCAAAGGTCCATCTCCAACAACAAACTCCGGAAGAGAAACAGGTACACTTAATTTTACATATTATTCACTTAGCATGTGTATATGAGCTTCTCTGGATTGCAGTCAGAAAACCTAATTCCTGGCTGACAAACAAAAGCAAGTCTAAATTAAAGTGTTAGAGAATAGATAAAGTTTAAGATGGTTGATGTTAAAGAAACATTTGATGAACGCGCAATCAGCGATATACTTTATAATCGTGTACATAAAAGGTCATGTTATGAAACTTGTTAATTGGAGCAGAGTATTACACTCTTATCTTTTAATATGTGTCTTTATCAAATAGCAAAGTTGTTCAACAGTTCCATAGCAAAAGGTACAATAAGTCTGCTTTTTTAGACTAGAAGATCCCAagagaataatttttttatgaaagcAAACGTACATTTTGTATGCATAAGTTTATTAGTTCTAACCTCATTTTCAAGAACTATTGACAATTCttaagatttatttatttttctgcacaggTGAATTCAACAATGATTTGAAAAAGGAGTTGTACATGGACATTTTCAGCTTTGGAGAGGTCATCCTTGAAATCTTGACAAATGGTAGGCTAACGAATGCTGGAGATAGCATACAGAGCAAGCCAAGAGAGGTACTTCTGAGGGAAATAGAAGATGATAATGAAGCTAGTTCCACTGGCTCAATGCAAGAGGAGATAAAGTTAGTTCTTGAAATTGCTTTGCTCTGCACCACAAGTAGGCCGTTGGAAAGGCCATCCATGGAAGACATATTGAAACTTTTATCCCAACCAAAATCATAAGGAAACTAGCAAAGATATTGAAGCAGAAGAGCTGTAATATCAAAAACCAAATTACCAAATCATAGCGTGAACATATACAGCAAGTAGCTAGCTTATAAGAGTGGCTGTTTGTATTTTATTTGCCCAATAGTTTGATATGTATCGATACCAGTACTACGGTTTGCTGTAATATAGCGTTTTTATAAGTTTGTGCATTCTTAAAGGATCTTATTCATATTGTTACTCTTAGTCAAGGTTCTTTTTTTCTCGCATTTGGTATTTCCTCATTCTGATTAGCTTGTATTGGTTACCTGGTTTGCTATGATACATTCCATCTTCTAACAAGGAAGAGCTTTTCGACGACTAGAAGCCGGCGCTAAACAGCTTATAAAGTCCTATCTCTGTATGTTACATTCTTCACTGCCTCCTGTTACAAGTTAACTGACCTACCCTACTAACACCAACAGCATATACTCCAACCCAAATAAGTGAAGATGCCAATGTTCATCCAGTTTTGCTATGAAGAAAGACTAGGCATTCTAAAAGGATTCAATACACCTTAGTACCTTACTTTTGTTCACATCTTCAGAAAGTTGGAAGACCCTTATATCTAAATGAACAGGAAGAGAATTTACATACCATCAATGCAAGTCTAGGGCATCAAATGTAAAGCAAGAACGCTAATCAAGTATCAAAATCACATAGCATCATCTATTAAAGAAAAATGGCAAGAACTGGATGTTTTACATTTGGATCAGGAGACTCGCAACCTGGAATCAAGTGCTTCAACAATGCCATCAAAGCTGTCAAACCTTGAACTCacaacatcaacatcaaccCCCAACCTCTCTGCCCCTGCCGCAGTTACTGGTCCGTGTGTCGCCACCACCAAACTTGGCCACCTCCTCCTCACCATTCTCCAATCCCATCCAAATTCCCTCAAACTCTTCAACAACCCCTCAACTTCACCACTACTCGTAAACACTGTTAAGacgaaaagtcccacatcggttgttgaggggtcttgtatccagcatataagctggtgcaggccttcaaacacttgtcaagccttttccaaatggaaggggcttggaactgccacggcccaatgggccgagatggtggggaggcttggcttgggtttgtgccgtgctgggattttctacatggtatcggagcaggtgtgcgctcgtccccgataagaagtccactcgttgggccttgggcatagatacccagtccacgagtgcgggggagtgttaagacgaaaagtcccacatcggttgttgaggggtcttgtatccagcatataagctggtgcaggccttcaaacacttgtcaagccttttccaaatggaagggcttggaactgccacggcccaatgggccgagatggtggggaggcttggcttgggtttgtgccgTGCTGGGATTTTCTACAAACACCACCGCATCCAATCCCTCTCCCCGGTCATCGTCACTCCTCCTCACCATGCTCTCAGCGCAGCTGGGCCCAGACCATCGTGTCTCGTACGCATTAACCCTCACAGGAACCCACCCGGCCTCCTCAAGCTCCTGAAGAAAATTCGGAACAACTGGAGGCTCCTGCAGTCCCACCACAAGCGGTACGGGACACAAAACTCTCCTACCGCGTCCATCCCCGAGCGATCGGACCATGCCGCTTGGGGTCGCTACGGGCGGAACCAACAGTCGAACTCGATCAACATTTGAACAGATATCAAGCAGAAACCTCTCGTCAATGCCTTCTGCGTCCTTTCCAAGAGCCGCGATGATCAGACTATTGCCTTGCGGGGGCAACAGGGGTTTGGTGAGCGAGAGAGTAGCAAGGGAGAAAGCGGTGATTGCTGTTCGAGAGGGGAACGCGATTGCGGAGAATAGTGGGAAGGAGTGTGGAGAGAGGTGGAGATAGAGGGATTGCGGGGTGGGCTCGGTAACAACGGTAGGGCACCAGAGGGGAGTGTGGCCTTTGAGATCGAGGAGGCGAGAGAGCCGGTCAGCGTAATTTGATGGGGTGGTGAAGGCCACTGTGGGCTTGGTTgcggtggtggaggaggtgggTAGTTGAATGGGAGTATGATTGTGTATAGACGTTATCCTTAGTGCCGCCATTGATGCCAAATTATTTGCGCGGTTGATTGTTTTGCCTGTCACATGTTTGTTATATGTCCTCAAAGGAATGGCGGGGAACTTCTCCAGATCAGGCTTTTCAGCTCTGGTATTGGGCCTATCATTAGTTCTTTGAGCCCGGATTGTTATCTTTACCGTAACATCAAATTTATGGCCCAAATACATGCCGGAAGCCCAAGTATCGTCCAATGGGCCTTTTCAACTACTATTTGtctattttaaagaaaaacagggaaaaaattaaataaaacgaaataaaaaaaaaaaaaaaaaggcgaaGGAAGCACGCGCGCCAAGCCATTGCACTACACCTTGCCGCCAAATCTTTCCCGCCAAAATCCCTTTTAGGGTCACAAAAAACCCTGCCCTCAGAAGAGTCGTTGATCCAACCTGGTACTTGGACTTCGAAAGAACAGGAGCGGAATCAGTTTCGACGTCTTTGAGAGAGGATCTATTCCTATTCCTGTGTTTTAGAAAGAGAAAGGCAGGAAAAGAAAATGTCGGGATGGGACGAGGGGGCAGTGTACTACAGCGATCAGGCCCAGTTCCCGGAATCGGCGGCGGAGGCGGCGGCGAACAGCCGCCATGGAATCCTCTGCAAATTCAAGGAGTTCATAAGGAATTTCGAGAGCTTGAAGAACGTGTTCCCTTACCGAGAGAGTATTATCCACAACCCTAAGTACCTGCTCGTCGACCTCGAACACCTGCTTGCCTTTGACCCCGATCTTCCTTCCCTTCTCCGATCGTCCCCTGCGGACTACCTTCCATTGGTACTATAAAACATCTTATTATATATTACATGgtcatatatgcatatatgttaTTTGAGTGATTTGTTTTGTGTTGTCTTACCACAGTTTGAGACTGCAGCCGCAGAGGTACTGGTGAGTTTGAAGCAGAAAGTGCAG
This genomic window from Tripterygium wilfordii isolate XIE 37 chromosome 9, ASM1340144v1, whole genome shotgun sequence contains:
- the LOC120005657 gene encoding uncharacterized protein LOC120005657 isoform X1 codes for the protein MYLGHKFDVTVKITIRAQRTNDRPNTRAEKPDLEKFPAIPLRTYNKHVTGKTINRANNLASMAALRITSIHNHTPIQLPTSSTTATKPTVAFTTPSNYADRLSRLLDLKGHTPLWCPTVVTEPTPQSLYLHLSPHSFPLFSAIAFPSRTAITAFSLATLSLTKPLLPPQGNSLIIAALGKDAEGIDERFLLDICSNVDRVRLLVPPVATPSGMVRSLGDGRGRRVLCPVPLVVGLQEPPVVPNFLQELEEAGWVPVRVNAYETRWSGPSCAESMVRRSDDDRGEGLDAVVFTSSGEVEGLLKSLREFGWDWRMVRRRWPSLVVATHGPVTAAGAERLGVDVDVVSSRFDSFDGIVEALDSRLRVS
- the LOC120005630 gene encoding uncharacterized protein LOC120005630; protein product: MATVILRSQDFLRGRFRCEALTGTHPCKARRNPNPNTNSVHFRRRKRSPGGFQSYQLQDRDRRGRSQSRSTVVKSPGKDPVMGQVKILKRGEVLSPPAAKPYKDSDLVLFSTDRIGPAPETMCKQVRVSKFKVVDGMFAGSAFFASPPPSSLPVPGFLGKKIEENGVATSSLRRLLGLDFV
- the LOC120005656 gene encoding leucine-rich repeat receptor-like protein kinase TDR codes for the protein MEIFHFLYPIILVVMVLTAEVLAADPYSEALLSLKSELVDDDNSLGDWSVPNGGNPSGRVYACSWSGVKCNKNSTIVIGLDLSVKNLGGFLSGKQFSVFTELVDLNLSQNSISGRLPAGIFNLTNLRSLDISKNNFSGDFPSGIFSLQNLVVFDAFSNSFSGSLPVEVSQLEHLKVLNLAGSYIAGSIPPEYGTFKSLEFLHLAGNFLGGNLPPELGKLKTVTHMEIGYNSYQGSIPWQFGNMSELQYLDIAGANLSGSIPKQLSNLTQLQSLFLFRNQLTGLIPWEFSTILPLTDLDLSDNQISGPIPESFAKLKSLRLLSLMCNSMNGTVPGGIAQLPSLETLLLWSNFFSGSLPETLGRNSKLELVDVSTNNFAGNIPPDICDGGVLSKLILFSNNFTGSLSPSLSNCSSLVRLRAEDNSFSGEIPISFSRLPDITYIDLSRNKFTGGIPTDIHQASKLQYFNISNNPGLGGMIPSETWSLPLLQNFSASSCNISGNIPSFQLCKSLAFIEVHTNNLSGTIPTTVSNCQSLENMDLANNKITGHIPDELASLPELGVLDLSCNNLSGQIPAKLGDSSSLLLLNVSFNDISGSIPSEKVFRSMGSSAYVGNPKLCGEPLQPCSASMAMLGSKGIGKLILVLLLCAVVVGFVVASILGIRYFRRGNIGQWNMVSFNGLPRFTANDVLRSFSSTKSMEALPSPSTSVCKAELPTGITVSVKKIEWGTKRMRIATELITRMGNARHKNLVRLLGFCYNKHLGYLLYDYLPLPNGNLAEKTRMRMDWPIKYKIVNGIARGLSFLHDDCYPAIPHGDLKSSNIVFDENMEPHLAEFGFKYLIQLAKGPSPTTNSGRETGEFNNDLKKELYMDIFSFGEVILEILTNGRLTNAGDSIQSKPREVLLREIEDDNEASSTGSMQEEIKLVLEIALLCTTSRPLERPSMEDILKLLSQPKS
- the LOC120005657 gene encoding uncharacterized protein LOC120005657 isoform X2, encoding MYLGHKFDVTVKITIRAQRTNDRPNTRAEKPDLEKFPAIPLRTYNKHVTGKTINRANNLASMAALRITSIHNHTPIQLPTSSTTATKPTVAFTTPSNYADRLSRLLDLKGHTPLWCPTVVTEPTPQSLYLHLSPHSFPLFSAIAFPSRTAITAFSLATLSLTKPLLPPQGNSLIIAALGKDAEGIDERFLLDICSNVDRVRLLVPPVATPSGMVRSLGDGRGRRVLCPVPLVVGLQEPPVVPNFLQELEEAGWVPVRVNAYETRWSGPSCAESMVRRSDDDRGEGLDAVVFTSSGEVEGLLKSLREFGWDWRMVRRRWPSLVVATHGPVTAAGAERLGVDVDVVSSRFDSFDGIVEALDSRLRVS